In Amycolatopsis sp. EV170708-02-1, the following are encoded in one genomic region:
- a CDS encoding glycoside hydrolase family 19 protein has translation MSLRRILAAIAATFAATTVAVVVPTQSASAADCVAPWNASSVYWGGNTASYNGHNWSAKWWTQNEAPGTAQVWADQGACGGGTTNPPNPSGFVVSEAQFNQMFPSRNPFYTYNGLVTALSAYPAFAGTGSDTVKKQEAAAFLANVSHETGGLVHIVEQNEANYPHYCDTSQSYGCPAGNAAYYGRGPIQLSWNFNYKAAGDALGLPLLTNPWLVQNDAAVAWKTGIWYWMTQNGPGTMTPHNAMVNSRGFGETIRSINGSIECNGGNPAQVQSRVNKYQQFTGILGVAPGGNLYC, from the coding sequence ATGTCTCTTCGACGTATTCTCGCGGCGATCGCCGCCACCTTCGCCGCCACGACGGTCGCCGTGGTCGTCCCGACGCAGTCCGCCTCCGCCGCGGACTGCGTGGCGCCGTGGAACGCGAGTTCGGTCTACTGGGGCGGCAACACCGCCTCCTACAACGGGCACAACTGGTCCGCGAAGTGGTGGACGCAGAACGAAGCCCCCGGTACGGCACAGGTCTGGGCCGATCAGGGCGCCTGCGGCGGCGGGACGACCAACCCGCCGAACCCGTCCGGCTTCGTGGTCAGCGAGGCGCAGTTCAACCAGATGTTCCCGAGCCGGAACCCGTTCTACACCTACAACGGCCTGGTCACCGCCCTCAGCGCGTACCCGGCCTTCGCGGGCACGGGCAGCGACACCGTGAAGAAGCAGGAAGCGGCGGCCTTCCTGGCGAACGTCAGCCACGAGACCGGCGGCCTGGTCCACATCGTCGAGCAGAACGAGGCGAACTACCCGCACTACTGCGACACGAGCCAGTCCTACGGCTGCCCCGCCGGCAACGCCGCGTACTACGGCCGCGGCCCGATCCAGCTCAGCTGGAACTTCAACTACAAGGCCGCCGGCGACGCGCTGGGCCTGCCGCTGCTGACCAACCCGTGGCTGGTGCAGAACGACGCGGCGGTCGCCTGGAAGACCGGCATCTGGTACTGGATGACCCAGAACGGTCCCGGCACGATGACCCCGCACAACGCGATGGTCAACAGCCGCGGCTTCGGCGAGACGATCCGCAGCATCAACGGGAGCATCGAGTGCAACGGCGGCAACCCCGCCCAGGTGCAGAGCCGCGTGAACAAGTACCAGCAGTTCACGGGCATCCTTGGCGTCGCCCCCGGCGGCAACCTGTACTGCTGA
- a CDS encoding MarR family winged helix-turn-helix transcriptional regulator: MSEQRSADAIDAVVDAWHRERPELDLTAIGVAGRLGRVTMLTTPMVEAVFAKHGLKQGEFDVLAALRRSGRPYTLIPSELSATLMMSRAGMTSRIDRLESAGLVERALDPEDRRSFRVTLTDRGFEVVDAAMTEHTANVAKLLSPLGEDLGVLDASLRRLLASLDEN; this comes from the coding sequence GTGAGTGAACAACGAAGCGCGGACGCGATCGACGCCGTCGTCGACGCCTGGCACCGCGAGCGGCCGGAACTGGACCTGACCGCGATCGGGGTCGCCGGACGCCTCGGCCGCGTGACGATGCTGACCACGCCGATGGTCGAGGCCGTCTTCGCGAAACACGGCTTGAAGCAAGGGGAGTTCGACGTGCTCGCGGCGCTCAGGCGGTCAGGGAGGCCGTACACGCTGATCCCGTCCGAACTGTCCGCGACCCTGATGATGTCCAGGGCCGGGATGACCAGCCGGATCGACCGACTCGAGTCGGCAGGGCTGGTCGAGCGGGCGCTCGATCCCGAAGACCGGCGCAGCTTCCGCGTCACGCTGACCGACCGCGGATTCGAGGTCGTCGACGCCGCGATGACCGAGCACACGGCGAACGTCGCGAAGCTGCTCTCGCCGCTGGGCGAGGACCTCGGCGTCCTCGACGCTTCGCTGCGGCGGCTGCTGGCGTCCCTCGACGAAAACTGA
- a CDS encoding cupin domain-containing protein: MTQRTETREPVLVRAAEAETVGAAPTLVTLLADVSTTGGVMSSARTQLGVGADGAAPHYHTGSSEMFFMLGGKLEVLVGEEIVTVSEGDMLVVPPLTTHAFRAAVDSPADVLIVFVPGVERFGYFRLLEKVGHGAATVQDLLESQEKFDNHFVESPVWTESAKSRQ, encoded by the coding sequence ATGACACAGCGCACCGAAACCCGTGAACCCGTCCTCGTCCGTGCCGCCGAAGCCGAGACCGTCGGCGCGGCCCCCACGCTCGTCACACTGCTCGCCGACGTCTCGACCACAGGCGGAGTCATGAGCAGCGCGAGAACACAGCTGGGCGTCGGCGCCGATGGCGCGGCGCCGCACTATCACACCGGCTCGTCCGAGATGTTCTTCATGCTCGGTGGAAAGCTGGAAGTCCTTGTGGGGGAAGAGATCGTGACCGTTTCCGAAGGGGACATGCTCGTCGTGCCGCCGCTGACCACGCACGCGTTCCGGGCGGCCGTGGACTCGCCGGCGGACGTCCTGATCGTGTTCGTCCCCGGCGTGGAACGATTCGGCTACTTCCGCCTACTGGAGAAGGTCGGGCACGGTGCGGCGACCGTCCAGGATCTCTTGGAAAGTCAGGAAAAATTCGACAACCACTTCGTCGAAAGTCCAGTGTGGACGGAGAGCGCGAAGTCCCGTCAGTAA
- a CDS encoding exodeoxyribonuclease III, protein MRRVLTVSTVNVNGLRAAAKKGFVEWLGSTKADVVACQEVRAELKELPAGAAAPEGWHVVHAPSVQKGRNGVMLFSRAEPEEVRIGFGEPEFEDSGRYAEIHLPNVVVASLYLPSGDVGTPRQDEKERFMAAFLPYLVDLRAKAEAGGREVVVVGDWNIAYDRIDLKNWRGNQKSSGFLPEEREWLGRVFSEAGYVDVQRKLDPEGPGPYTWWSYRGKAFDNDAGWRIDCQIATPGLAERCTSVVVERAETYDQRWSDHAPVTATYSG, encoded by the coding sequence GTGCGAAGGGTGCTGACCGTCTCCACTGTGAATGTCAACGGCCTTCGTGCCGCCGCGAAAAAAGGCTTCGTCGAGTGGCTGGGCTCGACGAAGGCGGACGTCGTCGCCTGCCAGGAGGTGCGGGCAGAGCTCAAGGAGCTCCCAGCCGGTGCCGCCGCGCCCGAAGGCTGGCACGTGGTGCACGCGCCGTCGGTGCAGAAGGGGCGCAACGGCGTCATGCTCTTCAGCCGGGCGGAGCCGGAGGAGGTCCGCATCGGTTTCGGCGAGCCCGAATTCGAGGACAGCGGCCGCTACGCCGAGATCCACCTGCCGAACGTCGTGGTCGCGAGCCTGTACCTGCCCAGCGGCGACGTCGGGACACCGCGCCAGGACGAGAAGGAGCGCTTCATGGCGGCGTTCCTGCCTTATCTCGTCGACCTGCGCGCCAAGGCCGAGGCCGGTGGCCGTGAAGTCGTCGTTGTGGGCGACTGGAACATCGCCTACGACAGGATCGACCTGAAGAACTGGCGGGGGAACCAGAAGAGCTCGGGCTTCCTGCCGGAAGAGCGGGAGTGGCTCGGCCGCGTGTTCAGCGAGGCCGGCTACGTCGACGTGCAGCGCAAGCTCGATCCGGAAGGCCCCGGCCCGTACACGTGGTGGTCGTACCGCGGGAAGGCTTTCGACAACGACGCAGGCTGGCGTATCGACTGCCAGATCGCCACCCCCGGCTTGGCCGAGCGGTGCACCTCCGTCGTGGTCGAGCGCGCCGAGACCTACGACCAGCGCTGGTCCGACCACGCGCCGGTGACGGCGACGTACTCCGGATAA
- a CDS encoding MBL fold metallo-hydrolase, with the protein MSELTVLGSCGAWPEPGRACAGFLLVHEGFKVVLDLGYGAASRLFEHCPEGRVDAVVVTHEHPDHCADVSALGRARAYGLPDEPRIPLHCTPGTVRRLEAMEPRPHPTTIFDVCELGPPREVGPFRMTTFLLPHHVPNHGIRLAAPGLTVAYTGDSGPSPLLAELARDADLLIADATLQGPSPDETPRLVSTAGEAGYWAERGGARRLLLTHFWPGSDREISVAEAKREFSGEVLAAAEGTHLRLAG; encoded by the coding sequence ATGAGCGAGCTGACCGTGCTGGGCAGCTGCGGCGCCTGGCCGGAACCCGGCCGGGCCTGCGCCGGCTTCCTCCTGGTTCACGAGGGTTTCAAGGTGGTGCTCGACCTCGGCTACGGCGCCGCGTCACGGCTGTTCGAGCACTGCCCGGAAGGCCGGGTCGACGCGGTGGTGGTGACGCACGAGCATCCCGACCATTGCGCCGATGTGAGCGCGCTCGGCCGGGCCCGCGCCTACGGGCTGCCGGACGAGCCGCGGATCCCGCTGCACTGCACGCCGGGCACGGTGCGACGGCTCGAAGCGATGGAACCGCGCCCGCATCCGACGACGATCTTCGACGTGTGCGAACTCGGCCCGCCGCGCGAGGTCGGGCCGTTCCGGATGACCACGTTCCTGCTGCCGCACCACGTGCCGAACCACGGGATCCGGCTGGCCGCGCCCGGGCTGACCGTCGCCTACACCGGCGACAGCGGGCCCAGCCCGCTGCTCGCGGAGCTGGCGCGCGACGCCGACCTGCTCATCGCCGACGCCACGCTCCAGGGGCCGTCCCCCGACGAGACGCCACGCCTGGTGTCGACGGCGGGCGAGGCCGGGTACTGGGCCGAGCGCGGAGGCGCCCGGCGGCTGCTGCTCACCCACTTCTGGCCCGGCTCCGACCGCGAGATCTCGGTGGCCGAAGCAAAGCGGGAGTTCAGCGGCGAGGTGCTGGCGGCCGCGGAAGGCACCCACCTGCGTTTAGCGGGCTAA